The sequence GAATTTCAACTATTTCAGTTACACTTCGGATATTCAGAATATAACGTTGTACTACGGTTGTCCCCAATCAAATCCAATGCCAACACTTCAAGATTTTACCAATCAGTTTTCTTGTAACGACAGCAACGGTTTCTTTGTGACAAGGAACCTGAGTAACTTGACTGCTGCCCTAATGACCTACTTCCGAACGTGCGACGTCGAGGTAATTGTTCCGGCAAACCAATCAGCTGCTCAATCATTAGAGAACAGGCCAAATCAGGAGAATTTGGTAATAGCTCTGGAGCAAGGTTTTGGGTTAGAGTGGAGAGAAAATTCCACCTGTGAAACGTGTAATATATCGGGTGGACAGTGTGGTTCAAACTCGACTGATCCTAGTCTATTTGCTTGTTATTGCACTAATGGTCCTGATCCATTCAGTTGTGGAAGATCCCAATCATCAGGTGTGTCTTATTTCTgctgctctttttttttttttaacttgaaATATATCCATAGGCATAACACTCGTCGATTAAGTTTGAACCCACACTACAGCTCTATACTAATAATCTTGTTCAGGGCTGTGGTATGATTCAATTACATCCAAACATGCCAGAATTAGGTGAAGaaccttttaattaattaatttattgtctCATAAGAGAGAATTGACCTATTCCATTCTAGAAGTAAGATAAAGATTGAATTTTCTATTCTACGAACAGAATAAacaaaattgttgaaaaatgatacaaattaatttgGATTACAAATTTGATCCCCGAAATTTGGATTACAGTTTTATTATAGTCTGTTTGTATTATATAACAATGTTATAATAAAGGGATTCTTTCggaaaaatatctaaaaaaacattaaaaatatcatttttactgttaattttttttttaaatactataattgaaaagctattttaagaatatagtGGTGTATGTTAGGTAtactctttttataaaatggtATATGATATTAACAATTTGATATAtgttttcataatttttatgatatttaatttttttgtatatatttagtgTTATACTAAcaatatatttagtatttattcaataatattaatttgattgcaGGTCAAATCATTGGAGATccaaatatatacataattagtatctaaatatattttttaagaatataatttattttatatataaatcatatttatttaaaaaaacttaaaaattatcataaagataacttttttttataaatgtacagtaaaaagtatatattaagtatgttggatatatattaaataaaaattttaatttatttaattttaatatattttaattttaaattttttaatagcaataatattagttttgattgattgatttaattaaggtttatataataactctcataattattataaattaagaaaataatattatgataattattctattattatatattgctatgaaattattaaatattatgaatacttataacataatataataaaaaggtagaagtaaatgaaatatattaagaaaaatatgaaacacattaagtatatatttgatatctgaaatattttaatatatatatatatatatatatatatatgtatatatatttatttcaaatatagaaattggtgtacattatatttattttagtatctgTTGcgtatatttatagtatattttaaatatttatacattttgAAAAAAGTCAAAAATAGCAGCAAATGGTATACGCTCAACAAACTATAGtatacattaaatatatatttggtatctacaactattttaattcatataaattgcatatttataaaaatagaaagataaacTCTTAGAAAACACTATAAATTtcacttattttatttgttaggtataaaatatatatatatatattcatatattaggTATATGTTACGTaacttttaatcaaaatttcaaattttttaacatatttttattctgaaatttaattttttttagtaataagGATATAATATCAGtgtttattcaaaataatgaaatacattcaagttattttaatatatgtttcttatatataatatacttgCTATATTTATGtctttagaaaacaacaaggAAAGCTACAGTAAATGATATacattttatagattttagtatatgtttcatatatatttagtatatatatacaaaatatcTGAAATTGTTATTTGGTTCTTGTTGTACTTTGGTATCTTAAAAAGTTTAGCCAATTTATTAGTACAAGCATTATATCAAACAtcattagtaaaatatataattccatttaatctaatttactaGCCAACTCAAATGGTCATTTCATTGCTTGTCCATACATAGATACCACAAgtgcaaagaaaaaaaattgaattaaattgaataactAGCCATAAAGTCTTGAATTAATGCTCAAtgtcatcttctttctttactAGTTGTAGAACAATCCACTTACTCTTACTTTGATCGTCctataatttcattttccttctcattcttcattatatatttctaaacatagaaatgaaaaaaaaaacaataatatttgtatcattacacaaaaaaatttctagcatatcaaaataaaaaagttacaaacaaattttttatcttcttaaagttgtataaaaaatagtatttatatatatattttggtaatatattcacatatatatatatatatataatatatatatgctgTCTTGAATACAATATCAAATCTATTAGTATCACATCCATTAAAATCATCACCaaaacaacaataaaaaatacttattcagaaaatttatcaaacaTCTTAAGTTCATATTCAAATGTTAGTTGCAATCATCTATTTCTCTATATTCTCCAACACTATAAGATAAATCACACACTTcttatcaaattacaaaaCTCTAACATtctaaaaacaaaatcaataacaaatcaaaatgactcaacatattttttttctaccATTAATCTCCTTGCTCgcacatttttaaatttttctacaTCAAGATTTTATTACTGCAACGGGCTAAATTGCtttttcagttttcttttcttggaaTCAACCAAACCTAACTAGTGGGAGATTTTGTACCAATATCTTGCAATCTTCCGTAAAAGTTTGAAAATCTGAAGATACatgaaggggttgtttttctttcagtaTGTAACTCTTTTTCTACATaaattatatagataaaatacACCAAAACACCTACTATATTcctatttagaaaaaaaaattgccaTGTAACACCATTGACAGTGCcgaaaaagaaggaagaagtgaatttgaaaattaaaatgaaaaaggaaattagaagaagaaaaaagaaagaagagagaaaagtgtgaaaaaaaaaataataaaaataatataactagagtcaaaataagcaaaaataaaagtcaaactaagtaaaaatgaaagaaaaaaagtacaataaaataatatattttttataaaagacaGCATTTTATGTAATTTCCTCTGGAAAATGTCAGGGTTCATGTCCTACTAAACTGTATTAGTTTGAACAATgtctctttttattattaaattggtattttaaagaaacatttctaaaatcctaataattatttgcTACTGACAgcttttattagaaaaagataTCACCAacagaaaagtaaaaaaaattaaaaattaaattagatttattaaatagaagaaaagTCATAGTATATAAACAGAGTGAAAAAGTTCAAAATTTTTAGACCGAAATGGCCTAAAAGGCTTGGGCCACAAGATGTGGTCTGATATTGGCAAAGAATGTGTCTGCAAAATTCTGGAATGAGAGGAAGGGCAAAAATTcgtctttcttttaaaaaaggCAACATCAAATAACACACTTCCTTTGCATGATTAACCGGTATTATAAAAAGTGACTTGTAATGTATTTCagggtagaaaagaaaatgaattgcaaaagaatgaacaaaaaattaattcaagtgTGGACGGTTGTTCAAACAATTATATGTGTAGTATACTTTTTcgtacattattattattattattattattatataaaataaaaatgagaattttACATGCACAAAATGTGTAAgcggataaattttttaaataaatatatacactGAAATAAATAGAAGAGTGGCACAGACATATCAGTATTTTACACTTTCAAATtagattatttatatatttaattatttaaaactaataaatatataacaatcATTTATTGGTTTTATGGATAGGTGGAAATATAGACTAagcaataatttttcaataaaaatctatctcttttagttagaacatcaaatatatttacGAGATTGtaaagtgaaaaataattataaatttcattgtttataataaaaaatgaaatatagaTTAGACAAAAGCTATGAATTAACTTTCAGAGGCTTAAAAACTTGTtccaataattataaattttgctttaaaattaggttaattaagtttttaaaatttcagaaTATGTTGTAAATATTAACGAATTCCTGAACTGGCATACAAGTGTTCAGTTCAGATCAAAGACCAACGCAAAAATTGACCATCCTAAGAACCattaattttcacttttttatCGGTTTgattttgacttgattattttcatattggaAATAGAATAATTAGATTTACATGTGACCCTTAATTTGCTCAACCAACCTATGAACTCCCCTGGACTCATATTCGATGGATACTCAAGAAACAAGTATTGggcatattttataataatttgtttACTTGGAAATGCTTCTTCCAATTGTGCCATTCATGTTTGTCCATGATTCTTTTGCAGGGAAAAAGCCTAATATTCGACTTATACTTGGAATAGGTACACAGACATTCTACTATGAACATATTTACTATTTTGCGTAGcattacaataaagaaaagaaaacgttagcatcttttatttgattccaGGACTTGGCGCAGCAGCTGCAGTTCTAACTATTTGTCTCGGAATCTACTACTGTTTCACTAGAAGAGTGAGATTTTTAAGTGACACTAGGTGGAAAAATGtgaaaaaagatgaaaagatagaaaatttcattctaaattATCAGTCTTTTATGCCAAAGCGATATTCATATTCAGATATACAAAGAATGACCAACTCATTCAATCACAAATTAGGCCAAGGGGGATTTGGAGGTGTGTATAAGGGAAAATTATTAGATGGCCGCGTCGTGGCAGTAAAAGTTTTAAGCAAGTCCACAGGTGATGGAGAAGAATTCATCAATGAAGTAGCAAGTATTAGTAGAACTTCTCATATAAATGTAGTTACCCTTTTGGGATTTTGCTATGAGAGAAGTAAACGAGCTTTGATCTATGAATATATGCCTAATGGATCTTtagataagttcatatatGATCAAGGATCTCAGGGTGTCAATAAACATCTAGATTGGAAAACATTATATGATATTACAGTTGGCATTGCTAGAGGTTTAGAGTACTTGCATCGCGGTTGCAATACAAGGATTGTGCATTTTGACATAAAACCGCACAATATTCTTCTAGACAAAGATTTTTGTCCTAAAGTCTCTGATTTCGGCCTTGCAAAGCTATGCAAGGGAAAAGAAAGTATAATCACAATGTTGGGTGCAAGAGGGACTATTGGGTATATAGCTCCGGAAATATTCATTAGGAACTTTGGAGGTGTTTCTTACAAGTCTGATGTGTATAGCTACGGTATGATGATTCTAGAAATTTGTGGAGGAAGAAACAAGAGTGATGTTGGAGTATCTCACAGCGGCGAAGTGTATTTTCCAGAATgtatttataagtatatcgAGTCTGAACAGGTTTCTACACttcatgagaaaataacagaCGAGGAAGGAGAGATGGTGAGAAGGCTAACCATAGTAGGCCTGTGGTGCATTCAAACCAACCCATCAGATAGACCATCAATGACAAAAGTGGTGGAGATGTTGGAAGGTAGTAGCCTTGAATCCTTGCAAATTCCACCAAAGCCTTCCCTATTCGCCCCAACCACGCCACAACATTACTCATCCACATTATCATCAGCACCAGTCACAAAGGGATGAAGAGAAGGTCTCATCAGAACTGGAAGTAGCAAACAGTTCAAATTTTGTTGCCAGTAATTTATAACTTGGTCAGTATTTTCAGTACAACATCTGTAGTTGGTGGTGGTTAAAAATGGGAGGCAtcaattgatttaaaataaaagctgTAAACAGTGATCTGCGATATTGTATCAATGTTATCAGtattttcaaagtttgaacaagaagaaaaactgAAAAGCTCATGTAAAAACTCAAGCTCTTAAGATCAAGTACTAGAAACTTTTAAATGTTActgtatttaataaaatcagaAGTTTGCATCTCTTGGTTGTCCGTAACATTCTGAAAACCGTAACATTCTGAAAATCAGGTGATTGTAATTGAACTTAAAAGGAGATGGGatttaagaaatgaaaagaaaagaaatcttcaagttggatatatttgttagcACTAGTTAGCTAAACTGATGATGAATGCAATTAAGAGCAATCCCGGAAACGTGTGATATTTTTATCAAGTAACTTCATGTGGGTATACGGGAAAGtggggaaaagaaaatgggagaaaagaaaatgtctCTGAAAATATCAGTTTATATATAccccataataaataaataaatatcagtTTATACCACATGtatactaatattttatatattttattattaaataattaattcatattttaattatttaaaattaataaataatattttaattatctatttgaTATATAGATAGGGATATACGTTAACTTGAggcaaattttttataatatatatatattttttatgagattCTATTTAacgatattttataaaattacatcatat comes from Ricinus communis isolate WT05 ecotype wild-type chromosome 5, ASM1957865v1, whole genome shotgun sequence and encodes:
- the LOC8261448 gene encoding LEAF RUST 10 DISEASE-RESISTANCE LOCUS RECEPTOR-LIKE PROTEIN KINASE-like 2.1, with the protein product MQPHSPQSMSLFFLFIAIILVPDSTPVYAQIDMNCSQKFECGNITDIGYPFWGSNRPQYCGHPEFELNCTGQTAVITIEELTYQVLEINSEEKTLKVARTDYIDNICPSNPVSTTLNFNYFSYTSDIQNITLYYGCPQSNPMPTLQDFTNQFSCNDSNGFFVTRNLSNLTAALMTYFRTCDVEVIVPANQSAAQSLENRPNQENLVIALEQGFGLEWRENSTCETCNISGGQCGSNSTDPSLFACYCTNGPDPFSCGRSQSSGKKPNIRLILGIGLGAAAAVLTICLGIYYCFTRRVRFLSDTRWKNVKKDEKIENFILNYQSFMPKRYSYSDIQRMTNSFNHKLGQGGFGGVYKGKLLDGRVVAVKVLSKSTGDGEEFINEVASISRTSHINVVTLLGFCYERSKRALIYEYMPNGSLDKFIYDQGSQGVNKHLDWKTLYDITVGIARGLEYLHRGCNTRIVHFDIKPHNILLDKDFCPKVSDFGLAKLCKGKESIITMLGARGTIGYIAPEIFIRNFGGVSYKSDVYSYGMMILEICGGRNKSDVGVSHSGEVYFPECIYKYIESEQVSTLHEKITDEEGEMVRRLTIVGLWCIQTNPSDRPSMTKVVEMLEGSSLESLQIPPKPSLFAPTTPQHYSSTLSSAPVTKG